The Methanolacinia petrolearia DSM 11571 genome has a segment encoding these proteins:
- a CDS encoding cache domain-containing protein, which produces MDGVLGDAQERPLWIDSAAFISPGGQVVAIMSESYSDLIGADLSYQDIVQEALATRSPVMLDYMLLDEGVMGTLLEYPVYSEDGEYAGIFSSAFTPAELIEPYAEDIKSKYGYSVMAAQPDGFILYDEGPK; this is translated from the coding sequence GTGGACGGGGTCCTCGGGGATGCACAAGAGAGACCTTTGTGGATCGACTCGGCTGCCTTCATCAGTCCCGGAGGGCAGGTCGTTGCAATAATGTCTGAATCATACAGCGATCTTATCGGTGCAGATCTCTCGTACCAGGATATTGTACAGGAGGCTCTTGCAACCCGTTCGCCGGTAATGTTGGATTATATGCTTCTGGATGAAGGTGTTATGGGGACACTTCTCGAATATCCCGTATATTCGGAGGATGGTGAATATGCAGGAATCTTCTCATCCGCTTTCACTCCCGCAGAGCTGATCGAGCCCTATGCAGAGGATATAAAATCGAAGTACGGCTACTCCGTTATGGCGGCACAGCCTGACGGGTTTATTCTTTATGACGAGGGCCCCAAATAG
- a CDS encoding TrmB family transcriptional regulator — MPEELVENLRNYGFTEYEAKAYTAIVGLGRGTAREICEISGVPQGRIYTVLNTLADRAFLEIQEGTPTFYLAENPAEVFAAIKDEYCNSIDEMIEDLRKLNYEAKPPSPFWSIHSEQGIINREKMLIRYAEHDIIIIIKDPAPLRPLLRDLKAAKKQVKLTILSDNIERSTYEALRIEEMSSDLSGLFMEMGRLGPVMKDPGWKTELFMIIDGVTAFTAGYRAGRKSATVIKMPPICFMMKRLIEILEPAARE; from the coding sequence ATGCCTGAAGAACTGGTTGAAAACCTAAGAAATTACGGGTTTACGGAGTACGAAGCGAAAGCCTACACAGCAATTGTAGGTCTTGGGAGGGGTACTGCAAGGGAAATCTGCGAGATTTCGGGCGTCCCCCAGGGACGTATCTATACCGTCCTGAACACACTTGCCGACCGGGCTTTTTTAGAGATACAGGAAGGAACTCCTACATTTTATCTGGCTGAAAACCCGGCCGAGGTCTTCGCCGCCATAAAAGATGAATACTGTAATTCAATTGATGAAATGATAGAAGACCTCAGGAAACTCAATTATGAAGCAAAACCCCCCTCCCCTTTCTGGTCTATTCACAGCGAACAGGGAATAATAAACAGGGAAAAAATGCTGATTCGATATGCAGAACATGACATTATCATTATAATAAAAGATCCCGCGCCACTCCGTCCGCTTCTCAGGGATCTTAAAGCAGCAAAAAAACAGGTTAAACTCACTATCCTCTCGGATAACATAGAAAGATCCACGTATGAAGCCCTGAGGATAGAGGAGATGAGCAGTGACCTGTCGGGCCTTTTCATGGAGATGGGGAGGCTCGGACCGGTTATGAAAGATCCCGGCTGGAAGACTGAATTGTTTATGATCATCGACGGGGTGACTGCATTTACCGCAGGTTACAGAGCAGGTAGAAAGAGTGCGACTGTGATCAAAATGCCGCCGATCTGTTTTATGATGAAGAGGCTTATTGAGATATTAGAACCTGCAGCAAGAGAATGA
- a CDS encoding COG1361 S-layer family protein has product MKSGIIILLILTAFLATAASAASTSTNDAASYIEITSYEVSPSVFMKGDTGTIQVTIKNTGTSSVEIQSADLFSKDLTLVNEESYSTVGTVGPGTSRDFTFTIKADASDGIYYPRFYINFAGGGSMSGLIPVKVESTPLEISIIDIPDEFGKDVKDPVTVLVGNPRENAVNGVVVKPESDTASFIQNSYFIGELQSDGSQQVEFEVIPLESGKIVFNVEYRNGINLHTTEQVLTYTIGEGKMDAEIVVNNVEVSSGSSYYTVTGDVTNAGLKNAKSVIVTSSDPAVPTDPNRLYVVGELEPDDFSSFEVTFTAENTKEIPLSIIYKDEDGNSYEEKVTVSLGASYSQSSGQSSQDSSGDGFPVGLVILVIIIAAGVGGAILYSWKKEGRL; this is encoded by the coding sequence ATGAAATCAGGAATTATAATTTTGTTAATACTGACGGCATTTCTTGCGACGGCAGCATCGGCGGCTTCAACATCTACGAATGATGCCGCCTCATATATCGAGATTACGTCATATGAGGTCAGTCCTTCGGTCTTCATGAAGGGAGACACCGGAACAATTCAGGTTACTATAAAGAATACAGGAACTTCAAGCGTCGAGATCCAAAGTGCAGACCTTTTCTCAAAAGATCTTACTCTCGTAAATGAAGAATCTTATTCAACCGTAGGAACGGTCGGGCCAGGTACAAGCAGGGACTTTACCTTCACCATTAAGGCCGATGCGTCCGACGGCATATATTACCCGAGATTCTACATCAACTTTGCAGGGGGAGGCAGTATGAGCGGCCTGATTCCTGTCAAGGTCGAGAGCACACCACTGGAGATATCAATAATAGATATTCCCGATGAATTCGGAAAAGACGTCAAGGACCCGGTGACCGTGCTTGTCGGAAACCCGAGGGAGAATGCAGTAAACGGTGTCGTGGTGAAGCCTGAAAGCGACACTGCATCGTTTATACAGAACAGCTACTTCATCGGAGAACTCCAGTCTGACGGAAGCCAGCAGGTTGAATTCGAGGTCATCCCCTTGGAATCGGGGAAGATCGTATTCAACGTTGAATACAGGAACGGGATCAACCTTCATACAACAGAGCAGGTGCTTACCTACACGATCGGCGAAGGCAAGATGGATGCCGAGATAGTAGTAAACAATGTCGAGGTGTCCTCCGGAAGCAGTTACTACACCGTGACAGGTGATGTTACAAATGCAGGCCTTAAAAATGCAAAATCGGTGATCGTTACATCTTCTGATCCCGCTGTTCCGACAGACCCCAACCGCCTTTATGTAGTCGGTGAACTCGAGCCTGACGATTTCTCAAGCTTCGAAGTCACGTTTACGGCTGAAAACACAAAAGAAATTCCTCTGAGCATAATATACAAGGATGAAGACGGAAACAGCTACGAAGAGAAGGTGACGGTCTCTCTCGGGGCGTCATACTCCCAGTCATCAGGGCAGTCGTCACAGGATTCCTCAGGTGACGGGTTCCCCGTCGGCCTTGTTATACTGGTCATCATAATTGCTGCAGGAGTAGGCGGAGCGATCCTGTATTCGTGGAAGAAAGAAGGCAGGTTATAA
- a CDS encoding DUF262 domain-containing protein, which yields MVDENFTSRKTGISDILLNDIKYVVPPYQRDYSWEVEQLDKMWEDLNESVETNSHFLGSMIFQISGNKKEYIVIDGQQRLATITILLAVIRDLLSKKGMDNSGAIRINQNYILKEFEGEEETKKLELNLRNKDFFYNCIQKFSDESSESKFKDYEQNFGKLEKTNKKIKDAYFYFEKRILDNIENLDLERTQKYLNNITKTIRGNLILIETLVVSEEEAYLIFETINDRGLDLSVSDLFKNYLIRKSSQDTRDEIVGIWNEIALSLDEKIRPFLLHYWLYKYEDTTEKKLFSKLHELIEKKNVKVLNFVTDLKKEAIVYSNLLNPSISYWNDDDTVELLEDLNILGITQCMPILMSSRYHFSGNNKEFKKVIKVLINFTFRYRTICNLANNAQDRVFKIITKKLRTGDIKYANQISQQLKDIFPNNEEFKGNFIEKEFRIPKLAKYLLEQIELKIKDYPENLDFKSLTLEHIFPKNPDNEWIEYLKNQNSHLIENSEKYVYKIGNMTLLDLKMNKGASNYIFPKKRDEYYFNSHMKINEELKEKACWNETIINERSANFANLALDIWKL from the coding sequence ATGGTTGATGAAAATTTTACAAGCAGAAAAACCGGGATTTCTGATATTTTATTAAATGATATCAAATATGTTGTTCCTCCATATCAACGTGATTACTCTTGGGAAGTCGAACAATTAGATAAAATGTGGGAAGATTTGAACGAATCCGTTGAAACAAATAGCCATTTCCTAGGTTCAATGATATTTCAGATATCTGGTAATAAAAAAGAATATATCGTAATTGATGGTCAGCAGAGATTAGCAACAATTACTATTTTGTTAGCTGTAATTAGGGATTTGTTGTCAAAAAAGGGAATGGATAATAGTGGTGCAATAAGGATAAATCAAAATTATATCTTAAAAGAATTTGAAGGTGAAGAAGAGACAAAAAAATTAGAACTAAATCTTAGAAACAAAGATTTTTTTTATAATTGCATCCAGAAATTTTCAGATGAAAGTAGCGAATCTAAGTTTAAAGATTATGAACAAAATTTTGGTAAATTAGAAAAAACCAATAAAAAAATTAAGGATGCATATTTTTATTTTGAAAAAAGAATATTAGATAATATTGAGAATTTGGATTTAGAAAGAACTCAGAAATATCTCAACAATATTACCAAAACAATTCGCGGGAATTTAATATTAATTGAGACATTAGTCGTTTCTGAAGAAGAAGCTTACCTTATTTTTGAAACAATAAATGATCGTGGCCTTGATCTTTCGGTATCCGATCTTTTTAAAAATTATTTAATCAGGAAATCTTCACAGGATACTAGAGATGAAATTGTAGGTATCTGGAATGAAATTGCATTAAGTTTGGATGAAAAAATTCGACCATTTTTACTTCATTATTGGTTATATAAATATGAAGACACAACGGAAAAAAAGCTATTTTCAAAACTACATGAATTAATTGAGAAAAAAAATGTAAAGGTACTTAATTTTGTCACTGACTTAAAAAAAGAGGCAATTGTATATTCTAATTTATTAAATCCAAGTATTTCATATTGGAACGATGATGATACTGTGGAGTTACTTGAAGATTTGAACATATTAGGTATCACTCAATGTATGCCAATATTAATGAGTAGTCGATATCATTTTTCTGGAAATAACAAAGAATTTAAAAAGGTAATCAAGGTTTTAATAAATTTCACATTTAGATATAGGACTATTTGTAATTTGGCTAATAACGCACAGGATAGAGTATTCAAAATAATTACTAAGAAATTGAGGACTGGTGATATTAAATATGCAAATCAAATATCTCAACAATTAAAAGATATATTTCCTAATAATGAAGAATTTAAGGGTAATTTTATTGAAAAAGAATTTAGAATTCCTAAACTTGCAAAGTATTTATTAGAACAGATTGAATTGAAAATCAAGGATTATCCTGAAAATTTGGATTTTAAAAGTTTAACTTTAGAGCATATTTTCCCAAAAAATCCTGATAATGAATGGATTGAATATCTAAAAAATCAAAATTCACATTTAATTGAAAATTCTGAAAAATATGTTTATAAAATTGGTAATATGACTCTTTTGGATTTAAAAATGAATAAAGGAGCAAGTAATTATATTTTTCCAAAAAAGCGTGATGAATATTATTTTAATTCTCATATGAAAATTAATGAAGAGTTAAAAGAAAAAGCTTGTTGGAATGAAACGATTATTAATGAAAGGAGCGCAAATTTTGCGAATTTGGCATTGGATATTTGGAAGTTATAG
- a CDS encoding GerW family sporulation protein, with product MSSEELFEKTLKEVDRLIHEGSTLGDPVEINGCTIIPVFAYGFGFGAGFGGSDKTGQSGGAGAGGGISPIALVVIDKNTEGIEGVRVVPVKKPGPVTEAINAIGEEIIPKVVEMMNKKEEEGKEEVKKEETKKGK from the coding sequence ATGTCTTCAGAAGAACTGTTTGAAAAAACGTTAAAAGAAGTGGACAGGCTCATCCACGAGGGAAGCACCCTCGGCGACCCTGTTGAGATTAACGGCTGCACGATAATCCCGGTATTCGCGTACGGGTTCGGTTTCGGAGCCGGATTCGGAGGAAGCGACAAGACCGGACAAAGCGGAGGAGCCGGTGCAGGGGGCGGAATATCCCCGATAGCACTTGTCGTAATCGATAAGAACACCGAAGGAATCGAGGGTGTGAGGGTCGTTCCGGTGAAAAAGCCCGGCCCTGTTACCGAGGCGATAAATGCCATCGGGGAGGAGATCATCCCGAAAGTCGTCGAAATGATGAACAAGAAAGAAGAAGAGGGAAAAGAAGAGGTCAAAAAGGAAGAAACGAAAAAAGGAAAATAA
- a CDS encoding MFS transporter, with translation MKNQNKENTGRYDRNKRKTVMAVALLGMYMSVLDGVIISIALPTITSYFDADIALSQWTITGYYVAMTAAMLLFARLSESSGKNRMFLAGMAIFTISSLGCGLAPSLPVLIGFRIIQGLGAAMSVSIVMAIIFELYPFSEHGKAMGLLGSTIALASLSGPVLGGFLLGVFGWHAIFMINVPIGILLVAFGIYSMDLDKPEKSVKEKMDWIGAGTLAVAIASSMLFLGLIAEDTTIGVYVIAALFVCIVSLALFIITERRRSDPLLDLSVFSERMFVVPLLCMALVFTAYMILSVSLPFYLEGVMDFSSLEVGVVFVLVAAILTVGAPFVGRFYDLHPWKYFTGIGLFIGAFGFLAVAYFAQIMDLTLLIGALIIFAIGFTLFQSPINAEIMHGLPIEKSALASGLNSAGRQYAMGLGSSVASIIFAFQLQQEGYTGVVTDAAPSLIADATTVAMIVAALLCFAGVVLQALKRNSGGEKNTAMLKT, from the coding sequence ATGAAGAACCAGAATAAAGAAAATACAGGAAGATACGATCGGAATAAACGGAAGACCGTGATGGCTGTGGCTCTTCTTGGGATGTACATGTCTGTTTTGGACGGCGTTATTATCTCGATCGCTCTTCCAACGATTACTTCTTACTTCGATGCGGACATCGCCTTATCGCAATGGACGATTACGGGTTATTATGTCGCTATGACTGCGGCGATGTTGCTCTTTGCCAGATTGTCCGAGTCTTCGGGGAAGAACAGGATGTTTCTCGCCGGAATGGCGATCTTTACCATAAGTTCACTTGGCTGTGGCCTTGCACCATCTCTTCCTGTACTCATCGGATTTCGGATCATTCAGGGCCTCGGTGCTGCCATGTCCGTATCTATTGTGATGGCGATCATCTTTGAGCTCTATCCTTTCTCCGAACACGGAAAGGCAATGGGTCTTCTCGGCTCAACCATCGCACTTGCAAGCCTGAGCGGTCCTGTCCTTGGCGGATTTTTGCTTGGTGTATTCGGCTGGCACGCGATCTTCATGATCAATGTACCGATCGGAATATTACTCGTAGCATTCGGCATATATTCGATGGACCTGGATAAACCGGAAAAATCTGTGAAGGAGAAGATGGACTGGATCGGGGCGGGAACTCTCGCGGTTGCCATTGCATCATCAATGCTCTTCCTCGGCCTTATTGCAGAGGACACCACGATCGGTGTATATGTTATTGCAGCGTTGTTCGTATGTATCGTCTCCCTTGCTCTTTTCATCATAACGGAGCGGCGGAGGTCCGACCCACTGCTCGATCTCTCGGTATTTTCAGAGCGTATGTTTGTCGTGCCCCTGCTCTGCATGGCCCTTGTCTTCACCGCGTATATGATATTAAGTGTCTCGCTGCCTTTCTACCTGGAAGGTGTAATGGATTTCTCATCCCTTGAGGTCGGAGTGGTGTTCGTGCTGGTCGCCGCGATTCTGACGGTTGGGGCTCCCTTTGTAGGCAGATTCTATGACCTGCACCCCTGGAAATATTTTACCGGAATCGGGCTCTTTATCGGAGCATTTGGATTCCTGGCTGTTGCCTATTTCGCACAGATTATGGATCTTACGCTGTTGATCGGTGCCCTGATCATCTTTGCGATTGGTTTTACCCTCTTCCAGAGCCCGATAAACGCAGAGATTATGCATGGTCTGCCAATAGAGAAATCGGCGCTCGCTTCGGGCCTGAACAGTGCGGGAAGGCAGTATGCAATGGGTCTGGGCTCATCGGTGGCCTCGATAATCTTTGCGTTTCAGCTGCAGCAGGAGGGGTACACCGGTGTCGTTACCGATGCAGCCCCCTCTCTTATTGCGGACGCGACAACAGTTGCGATGATTGTTGCAGCATTACTATGTTTTGCCGGGGTGGTGTTGCAGGCACTGAAACGGAATTCCGGAGGAGAAAAGAATACCGCGATGTTGAAAACTTAA
- a CDS encoding ABC transporter permease gives MSTPIFFEFAKRSVRLHWLRSLLAVIGIVIGVAAIASMGMLGNSLTLSISDSLSDVGDSVVVYSHGGSVVDDKITKRMLKDIVRAAGSNDVIPVYNTADEIEAGGEEGFVTVYAFETQDIPVILDLEEGQYLKSSAGALAGSRIAEEYDLKVGSRVKLGDDNLRIVGILKERGMGFDINPDSALVVTDKFFSSTYDQEDYDFVVVKMRNLDDIEDVKDSIDAKMNKKDDVVDIFDTKAILEAISSAFSQISMFTTAIGGISLVVAGVSIFNIQMMSVTERIKEIGIIRSIGTKKSEVLKMFLYEAFLLGLFGAIVGAFFSFVAGFVVLMVMLNSTTYLFEPSTLVYIPYGMLFGIGTSLISGFYPAWKAANLNPIEALRFE, from the coding sequence GTGAGCACACCGATATTTTTCGAGTTTGCGAAGAGAAGCGTGAGGCTTCACTGGCTGAGATCGCTCCTCGCCGTCATCGGTATTGTCATTGGTGTTGCCGCAATCGCGTCCATGGGAATGCTTGGAAACAGCCTTACGCTGTCGATATCCGATTCACTCTCGGATGTCGGAGATTCCGTAGTCGTCTACTCTCACGGGGGCTCAGTTGTTGACGACAAGATCACGAAGAGGATGCTTAAGGATATCGTCAGGGCGGCCGGTTCGAACGATGTGATTCCTGTCTATAATACGGCCGACGAGATCGAGGCAGGGGGAGAAGAAGGTTTCGTCACCGTCTACGCTTTTGAAACGCAGGACATTCCGGTGATTCTCGATCTCGAGGAAGGCCAGTACCTGAAGAGTTCTGCCGGAGCGCTTGCGGGCAGCAGAATTGCCGAAGAATACGACCTGAAGGTAGGCAGCCGTGTCAAACTCGGTGACGATAACCTGAGGATTGTAGGAATACTAAAAGAGAGAGGAATGGGATTCGATATCAATCCCGATTCCGCCCTCGTCGTAACCGACAAATTCTTTTCATCGACATACGACCAGGAGGATTATGACTTCGTCGTAGTCAAAATGAGAAACCTGGACGATATCGAAGATGTAAAGGATTCAATAGACGCAAAGATGAACAAAAAGGATGACGTGGTAGATATCTTCGATACAAAAGCGATCCTTGAGGCGATCTCCAGCGCATTCAGCCAGATCTCGATGTTCACGACGGCGATAGGCGGAATATCCCTTGTAGTTGCCGGAGTCTCGATATTCAATATCCAGATGATGTCCGTAACCGAGAGGATAAAGGAGATCGGAATCATCAGGAGCATAGGGACCAAGAAGAGCGAGGTCCTGAAGATGTTCCTCTACGAAGCATTCCTCCTCGGTCTTTTCGGTGCGATTGTCGGGGCATTCTTCAGTTTTGTAGCCGGCTTTGTGGTGTTGATGGTAATGCTGAACAGTACTACGTACCTCTTCGAACCTTCGACCCTGGTATACATCCCGTATGGAATGCTGTTCGGGATCGGTACAAGTCTAATCTCGGGATTCTATCCTGCATGGAAAGCGGCAAACCTGAACCCGATCGAGGCGCTGAGATTCGAATAA
- a CDS encoding sensor histidine kinase, with product MVKGGYFFTVLIFIVVLAGMVLPGSCTTGLGFDQASNPGSGLICAVDNGPGQTGIQGSPSYNSGDLPVEKELRQSLFEIPVLNDYIAVGTTIILSFSAVLFIGYFYSSRLKMTRNGYIKMIEERETLLSGVNERFNNTFAVICSLISMQILNSNEEETKQKLTEINNRILSISLVHKCLLQSKVVSKVNIHDVFLSLGEQMVQTYFLGKDIDFKVKGEECLLDIDQAIPLSMVMNEIISNSLKYAFAGRVSGDISVDYNCENDKFELCVRDDGVGIPGNLIDESQESLGLSLIRNLVSLQLKGSADLTVESGTKWMITFPVKIEDT from the coding sequence ATGGTTAAAGGAGGATATTTTTTTACCGTATTAATATTCATCGTCGTATTGGCAGGCATGGTCTTACCCGGATCATGTACCACGGGACTTGGTTTCGATCAGGCGTCCAATCCCGGCTCAGGTCTCATTTGCGCAGTTGATAATGGACCCGGGCAGACCGGTATACAGGGCAGCCCTTCATACAATTCAGGGGATTTACCCGTTGAAAAAGAATTAAGGCAGTCTTTATTTGAAATTCCTGTCCTTAACGACTACATTGCCGTTGGAACAACTATTATTTTATCGTTTTCGGCGGTTCTGTTCATCGGGTATTTTTACAGCAGCAGGCTGAAAATGACCCGGAACGGCTATATAAAGATGATAGAGGAGAGAGAAACTCTTCTTTCCGGTGTTAACGAGCGGTTCAACAATACTTTCGCCGTTATCTGCAGCCTGATCTCGATGCAGATTTTAAATTCGAATGAAGAGGAGACAAAACAAAAACTGACCGAGATTAATAACCGGATATTGTCTATTTCACTGGTGCATAAATGCCTGCTGCAGTCGAAAGTCGTTTCGAAGGTTAATATTCATGATGTCTTCTTAAGCCTGGGCGAGCAGATGGTTCAGACTTATTTTCTGGGCAAAGATATCGATTTTAAAGTGAAAGGGGAAGAATGCCTGCTTGATATCGATCAGGCCATACCCCTTAGCATGGTCATGAACGAGATCATAAGCAATTCATTGAAATATGCTTTTGCAGGCCGGGTTTCCGGGGATATTTCTGTTGATTACAATTGTGAAAACGATAAATTTGAATTGTGCGTCCGAGATGACGGTGTAGGTATTCCCGGGAACCTGATCGATGAAAGCCAGGAGTCGCTGGGTCTTAGTCTTATACGCAATCTCGTATCCCTACAGCTTAAAGGAAGTGCTGATCTGACAGTTGAATCCGGGACAAAATGGATGATCACTTTCCCTGTAAAAATCGAAGATACCTGA
- a CDS encoding YunC family protein — MKGEIIRLGKKEIEGFVIPIGKVNLVFARTDKGLVGCGAFDVMALEKFGYAAAKVRPKGESVGDLDDLMNGEIAAANPSAEKLGIKEGMTGKDAIALL; from the coding sequence ATGAAAGGCGAAATAATCAGGCTCGGGAAAAAAGAGATCGAAGGATTCGTAATACCTATAGGGAAGGTGAACCTTGTCTTTGCCAGGACGGATAAGGGTCTTGTCGGGTGCGGTGCGTTCGACGTCATGGCCCTTGAGAAGTTCGGCTATGCGGCTGCAAAAGTGAGACCGAAAGGAGAATCCGTAGGAGACCTCGACGACCTGATGAACGGAGAGATCGCGGCAGCGAACCCGTCTGCAGAAAAACTCGGCATAAAGGAGGGAATGACTGGAAAAGACGCAATTGCCCTCCTTTAA
- a CDS encoding DNA-methyltransferase, translating into MKKNNINENSEYAELNVIYNVDCLKGMKKIPDNFIDIIVTSPPYNIGIKYNTHNDNQPLDSYLNWMNLISKEFKRILKDDGSIFLNIGGKPSDLWIPFDVLNEFRSDFKLQNIIHWIKSIAIEKKDVGNYDCLRKDMAVGHYKPVNSKRFLSQCHEHIFHLTKNCDINLDKLSIGVKYQDKSNIGRWKSANSDKRERGNVWFIPYETILSSRPHPTSFPVRLPEMCIKLHGFDEKTVVMDPFMGIGSTALACKKLETNYVGFEIDKEYYKFALERLAKY; encoded by the coding sequence ATGAAGAAAAATAACATCAATGAAAACTCTGAATATGCCGAATTAAACGTTATTTATAATGTTGATTGTTTGAAAGGCATGAAAAAAATTCCAGATAATTTCATCGATATCATTGTAACATCTCCACCCTATAATATTGGAATAAAATACAATACGCACAACGATAACCAACCTCTTGATAGTTATTTAAATTGGATGAACTTAATTTCAAAAGAATTTAAGCGTATTTTAAAAGATGATGGATCCATTTTTTTAAACATAGGTGGGAAACCAAGTGATCTTTGGATTCCTTTCGATGTTTTGAATGAATTCAGGAGCGATTTCAAATTACAAAACATTATTCATTGGATAAAATCTATTGCAATCGAAAAAAAAGACGTTGGAAATTATGACTGCTTAAGAAAAGATATGGCTGTTGGTCATTATAAACCTGTAAATAGTAAAAGATTTTTAAGCCAATGTCATGAACACATTTTCCATTTAACAAAAAACTGTGACATAAACCTTGATAAATTAAGTATTGGAGTAAAATATCAAGATAAATCAAATATCGGCAGATGGAAATCCGCAAATTCAGATAAAAGAGAAAGAGGAAATGTTTGGTTTATTCCTTATGAAACTATTCTTTCTTCAAGGCCTCATCCAACATCCTTTCCTGTGCGTCTTCCAGAGATGTGCATTAAATTACATGGTTTTGATGAAAAGACTGTTGTAATGGACCCTTTTATGGGAATTGGAAGTACTGCACTTGCATGTAAAAAATTAGAAACTAATTATGTTGGATTTGAAATTGATAAAGAATATTATAAATTTGCATTGGAAAGATTAGCCAAATATTGA
- a CDS encoding ABC transporter ATP-binding protein: MHVIQLEGVSRIYRMTFGDVVALNNVSLSIEEGDFIAIMGPSGSGKSTLLNMIGSLDVPTKGRLYINGTDVSRLSDDQLTDLRRDTIGFIFQQFNLIPLLTVRENVEYPYILKYRKKDTEGRCDELIRQMGLTESLSHHKPNELSGGQQQRVAIARALVNDPKILLCDEPTGNLDSKTGLQVMELLKSLNEQGKTIIMVTHDNHIAEYSKRIITIADGEIQ; the protein is encoded by the coding sequence ATGCATGTAATACAACTTGAAGGGGTCTCCAGGATCTACCGCATGACTTTCGGGGATGTGGTGGCGCTCAATAATGTCTCTCTTTCTATCGAAGAGGGAGACTTTATTGCAATAATGGGACCGTCAGGTTCTGGCAAATCCACGCTCCTCAATATGATAGGCTCCCTGGATGTCCCTACGAAAGGCAGGTTATACATCAACGGGACTGATGTCAGCAGGCTCTCCGACGATCAGCTTACAGATCTCAGGCGGGACACGATTGGGTTCATCTTCCAGCAGTTCAACCTGATTCCCCTCCTTACCGTAAGGGAGAACGTCGAGTACCCGTATATTCTCAAATACCGAAAAAAGGACACAGAAGGCAGGTGCGACGAGCTTATCCGGCAGATGGGACTTACCGAGAGCCTGAGCCACCACAAGCCCAACGAACTTTCGGGCGGGCAGCAACAGAGGGTTGCAATTGCACGTGCACTTGTTAACGACCCGAAGATCCTGCTATGCGACGAACCCACCGGCAATCTTGATTCAAAGACCGGACTGCAGGTAATGGAGCTGTTAAAGAGTCTCAACGAGCAGGGCAAGACCATTATCATGGTAACGCATGACAACCACATAGCCGAATATTCAAAGAGAATTATTACAATCGCGGACGGTGAAATACAGTGA
- a CDS encoding DUF2953 domain-containing protein, producing the protein MFSFLLAAALIIGIILVVLAVHILVLPVKISGRLRSNRSDLFLTWIRWGFLRVSVKVSASGIATFYLFSFRLKEFSMGKEGTSPEETEKDKQPFDPGKIKPLLDEAAVILREISFDYLRVNARVGLGDPAGTGMLFGLVSALKGVLSCSDRFKLNVLPVFETEALECDIEAGFRIGRFYRIIAPAIRIFRISGEKKERNKVDIAGGVPAA; encoded by the coding sequence ATGTTCTCTTTTCTTTTAGCCGCAGCATTGATTATAGGAATAATTTTAGTCGTTTTAGCTGTGCATATCCTGGTTCTGCCCGTAAAGATCTCCGGAAGATTGAGATCGAACCGTAGCGATCTTTTTCTGACATGGATAAGATGGGGATTTCTCCGTGTATCGGTGAAGGTATCTGCCAGCGGCATTGCGACGTTCTATCTCTTTTCATTCAGGCTTAAGGAGTTTTCCATGGGAAAAGAGGGAACCTCCCCCGAAGAGACGGAGAAGGATAAACAGCCGTTTGATCCCGGAAAAATAAAGCCTTTGCTCGACGAGGCTGCTGTAATCTTAAGAGAGATAAGTTTCGATTATCTCAGGGTGAATGCAAGGGTCGGCCTTGGCGATCCTGCCGGGACAGGGATGCTGTTTGGTCTTGTATCCGCCCTGAAAGGTGTATTAAGCTGTTCTGATCGCTTCAAACTGAATGTTCTTCCGGTTTTTGAGACCGAGGCGCTGGAGTGCGATATCGAAGCCGGTTTCAGGATCGGCAGATTTTACAGGATAATAGCCCCGGCGATCAGGATCTTCAGAATATCGGGTGAGAAGAAAGAGAGAAATAAAGTGGATATCGCCGGGGGTGTTCCTGCCGCATGA